Proteins co-encoded in one Rhizobium sp. NZLR1 genomic window:
- a CDS encoding substrate-binding domain-containing protein, translated as MRRFLSTTALAVLASTLLAGVASADTENPFRCKPGEKYVMNVMVSGVEYWFPVYEMFKQAGQQLGCETAYTGTPEYDVNKQIATFDQALAQNPAGILVHPMNSDPFIEPINRAIDQGTAVVTFAADAPLSKRISFITSDNTREGTYAADAIAGKMGGKGEYAVLENPGQDNHDKRIAAFIARMEEKYPEMKLVGRAASNQDPNKAYQGLMSLVQAHPNIGAVFMPEANSAIGASQANKESGGKILVMCADVNANILDMIKAGEVFGSINPNQGMQGYMGFMLLWLAKHPELIDPMNDAKRASFNPMSIPFVDNGLSIVTADNADDFYWDKYLKRRGTKGIEE; from the coding sequence TTGCGCAGATTTCTAAGCACGACCGCATTGGCGGTCCTCGCATCGACACTATTGGCTGGCGTGGCCAGCGCAGACACGGAAAATCCGTTCCGCTGCAAGCCGGGCGAAAAATACGTCATGAATGTGATGGTCTCGGGCGTCGAATATTGGTTTCCGGTCTATGAGATGTTCAAGCAGGCCGGTCAGCAGCTCGGTTGCGAGACGGCTTATACCGGCACGCCGGAATATGACGTCAACAAGCAGATTGCCACCTTCGACCAGGCGCTGGCCCAGAACCCGGCCGGTATCCTCGTTCATCCGATGAACTCCGACCCGTTTATCGAGCCGATCAACCGGGCTATCGATCAGGGCACGGCGGTCGTTACCTTCGCAGCCGATGCGCCGCTCTCCAAGCGCATCTCGTTCATCACCTCGGACAATACCCGCGAAGGCACCTATGCGGCCGACGCGATCGCCGGAAAGATGGGCGGCAAGGGGGAATATGCCGTTCTGGAAAATCCGGGCCAGGATAATCATGACAAGCGTATTGCCGCCTTCATCGCCCGTATGGAGGAAAAATATCCGGAGATGAAGCTGGTCGGCCGCGCCGCGTCCAACCAGGACCCGAACAAGGCCTACCAGGGCCTGATGAGCCTGGTGCAGGCCCATCCGAACATTGGCGCCGTCTTCATGCCGGAAGCGAACTCGGCAATCGGCGCTTCGCAGGCCAACAAGGAAAGCGGCGGCAAGATCCTGGTGATGTGCGCCGACGTCAACGCCAACATCCTCGACATGATCAAGGCGGGCGAGGTGTTCGGCTCGATCAACCCGAACCAGGGCATGCAGGGTTACATGGGCTTCATGCTGCTGTGGCTGGCCAAGCATCCGGAACTCATCGACCCGATGAACGACGCCAAGCGCGCCAGCTTCAACCCGATGAGCATTCCGTTCGTCGACAACGGCCTGTCGATCGTCACGGCTGACAATGCCGACGACTTCTACTGGGACAAGTACCTGAAGCGGCGGGGCACCAAAGGCATCGAGGAGTAA
- a CDS encoding nucleoside 2-deoxyribosyltransferase translates to MTKKVYLAGPEVFLPNAREMLDRKAALAREAGLFPLSPGDLEIPHTNSKRERAAAINAVDEKMMMEADAIIANLTPFRGIAADTGTAFELGFMCASGKPVFAYTNVARDHSGRVSDLYGGALAYDADGRLRDPNGIAVEDFGLADNLMLHAGIERRGGVLIVGDAPRDALYTDLAAFKTCLAIAVEKLR, encoded by the coding sequence ATGACAAAAAAAGTTTATCTGGCCGGTCCGGAGGTCTTCCTTCCAAACGCCCGTGAAATGCTCGACCGGAAGGCAGCGCTTGCGCGCGAGGCGGGACTTTTCCCACTCTCGCCCGGTGATCTGGAAATCCCGCACACGAACTCGAAGCGCGAGCGCGCAGCGGCAATAAACGCGGTGGACGAAAAGATGATGATGGAGGCTGACGCCATCATCGCCAATCTGACGCCCTTTCGTGGCATTGCCGCCGATACCGGGACGGCCTTCGAACTCGGATTCATGTGCGCAAGTGGTAAGCCGGTATTCGCCTACACGAATGTGGCCCGAGATCACAGCGGACGGGTGAGCGATCTTTACGGCGGGGCCCTCGCCTATGATGCCGACGGTCGACTGCGAGACCCGAACGGGATTGCCGTCGAGGATTTTGGCCTGGCCGACAATCTCATGCTGCACGCCGGGATCGAGCGGCGCGGTGGCGTCCTCATCGTCGGAGACGCGCCTCGGGATGCGCTCTATACCGACCTCGCCGCATTCAAGACGTGTCTCGCCATCGCCGTTGAAAAGCTGCGCTAA
- a CDS encoding aldo/keto reductase — protein sequence MSGQQLTRDIGKSGVSASAVGLGTWAIGGWMWGGTDEKESIAAIQASLDAGVTLIDTAPAYGLGRSEEIVGKALTGRRDKAVIATKCGLVWHTQIGRHFFDQDGKPVHRYLGRDAILHEVEESLTRLGTDYIDLYITHWQDPTTAVEETMRALEDLRTSGKIRAIGASNVSRDDLNAYIAAGGLDAIQERFSMIDREIEAELLPLTNVNGIATLSYSSLALGLLSGTIGPDRVFSGDDQRKDNPRFSVANRRKATALADAIRPIAEKHGASIAQTVIAWTLAQPGVTFALCGARNPAQAIDNARAGIIRLDAADRAAIDTAIAAKLTDMR from the coding sequence ATGAGCGGACAGCAATTGACACGTGACATCGGCAAGTCCGGCGTTTCCGCCTCGGCGGTCGGACTGGGCACCTGGGCGATCGGCGGCTGGATGTGGGGCGGGACTGACGAAAAAGAATCCATCGCCGCGATCCAGGCATCGCTCGATGCCGGCGTGACGCTGATCGATACGGCGCCAGCCTATGGTCTTGGACGCTCCGAGGAAATCGTCGGCAAGGCGTTGACCGGTCGCCGCGACAAGGCTGTCATAGCCACCAAATGCGGCCTTGTCTGGCATACGCAGATTGGCCGTCATTTCTTCGATCAAGACGGCAAGCCTGTCCACCGATATCTCGGCCGCGATGCGATCCTGCATGAAGTCGAGGAAAGTCTGACGCGGCTCGGAACCGACTATATCGATCTCTACATCACCCATTGGCAGGACCCGACGACAGCGGTCGAGGAAACCATGCGGGCGCTGGAAGATCTGCGCACCTCGGGCAAGATCCGGGCGATCGGCGCAAGCAATGTCAGCCGCGACGACCTCAATGCCTATATCGCTGCCGGTGGCCTCGATGCGATCCAGGAGCGGTTCAGCATGATCGACCGTGAGATCGAGGCGGAGCTTCTGCCGCTGACGAACGTGAACGGCATCGCGACGCTGAGCTACTCGTCGCTGGCGCTGGGGTTGCTGTCCGGCACCATCGGTCCGGACCGTGTGTTTTCCGGCGACGACCAGCGCAAGGACAATCCGCGCTTTTCGGTCGCCAACCGCCGGAAGGCAACGGCGCTTGCCGACGCCATCCGCCCGATAGCCGAAAAACACGGCGCCAGTATCGCCCAGACCGTGATTGCCTGGACGCTGGCACAGCCCGGCGTGACCTTTGCGCTCTGCGGGGCGCGCAATCCGGCACAAGCAATCGACAATGCCCGGGCCGGCATCATCCGGCTGGATGCGGCCGATCGTGCGGCCATCGATACGGCCATAGCGGCGAAACTGACTGACATGAGATAG
- a CDS encoding DUF982 domain-containing protein, translating into MRRDFWDQPVEVIIGDGDHLKSIRSSRDALAYLMTCWPRERAASFAVAKRICTDAVDGRADPSAAALAFKVAAEEAGVLHR; encoded by the coding sequence ATGCGCCGCGATTTTTGGGACCAACCCGTTGAGGTCATCATTGGGGATGGCGACCACCTTAAGAGTATCCGCAGCAGCCGGGACGCGCTCGCATATCTCATGACCTGTTGGCCGCGTGAGAGAGCAGCCTCCTTCGCCGTCGCGAAGAGGATCTGCACGGACGCCGTTGACGGGCGGGCAGATCCATCCGCTGCCGCATTGGCATTCAAAGTTGCGGCTGAGGAAGCCGGCGTCCTTCACCGCTAG
- a CDS encoding ABC transporter permease, giving the protein MADATLATAHRARAPGWKRLGTMREAGLIAIILALCIVMSFASPHFLTLGNFRAMLMSFSVEGIVVVGMTILLIVGGIDLSVGSVVCFSMVLSGSLFLMGLDPWSASLIGIIASGLIGCVMGFFVTVVGLNHFITSLAAMVIVRGICLIITKGTPLSLFTLPPSFKAVGQGTFSGVPYVILIFVAVVVLFDFLLRRATAFRKVFYTGSNEKAALYSGIKTNQVKFWVTVLCATLSGVAGVIYMSRFGAATPTFGVGMELNIIAAAVIGGASLNGGSGTILGAILGIALLSVVTSSLILLDVSVYWQDMIKGCILLAAVSIDHFLHKRKAA; this is encoded by the coding sequence ATGGCGGACGCTACGTTGGCAACGGCGCATCGGGCACGGGCGCCCGGCTGGAAACGGCTGGGGACGATGCGCGAGGCGGGACTGATCGCGATCATCCTGGCGCTCTGCATCGTCATGAGCTTTGCCTCGCCGCATTTTCTGACGCTCGGCAATTTCCGGGCGATGCTGATGTCCTTCTCGGTGGAGGGGATCGTCGTCGTCGGCATGACCATCCTGTTGATCGTCGGCGGCATTGACCTGTCGGTCGGCTCGGTCGTCTGCTTCTCGATGGTGCTGTCGGGCTCGCTGTTCCTGATGGGGCTCGATCCGTGGAGCGCATCCCTGATCGGGATCATCGCCAGCGGCCTGATCGGCTGCGTCATGGGCTTCTTCGTCACGGTTGTCGGGCTCAACCACTTCATCACCTCGCTTGCGGCGATGGTGATCGTGCGCGGCATCTGCCTGATCATTACCAAGGGTACGCCATTGTCGCTGTTCACCTTGCCGCCCTCATTCAAGGCGGTCGGGCAGGGCACGTTCTCCGGCGTCCCCTATGTGATCCTGATTTTTGTCGCGGTCGTCGTGCTGTTCGACTTCCTGCTGCGCCGGGCAACCGCCTTCCGCAAGGTGTTCTACACCGGCAGCAACGAGAAGGCGGCGCTCTATTCCGGGATCAAGACCAACCAGGTGAAGTTCTGGGTGACGGTGCTCTGCGCCACGCTCTCCGGCGTTGCCGGGGTGATCTACATGTCCCGCTTCGGTGCCGCGACCCCGACTTTTGGTGTCGGCATGGAGCTCAACATCATCGCAGCCGCGGTGATCGGCGGTGCGTCGCTGAATGGCGGCTCCGGCACGATCCTCGGGGCAATTCTCGGTATTGCCCTGCTGTCGGTCGTCACAAGCTCGTTGATCTTGCTCGACGTGTCCGTCTATTGGCAAGATATGATCAAGGGCTGCATTCTGCTTGCCGCCGTTTCGATCGACCATTTCCTGCACAAGCGGAAGGCTGCCTGA
- a CDS encoding sugar ABC transporter ATP-binding protein: MASVPVLEIRNVSKHFGAVKALTQVSFSLERGEVHALCGENGAGKSTLMNIIAGVLQPTEGDVLVDGAPVKVTSPAVAQSLGLGLVHQEIALCPDATVAENMFMAATNRRRSPFMNYGRLERDAQVVMSRLAPIDVRRKVGDLSISSQQLVEIAKALTLDCRVLIFDEPTAALTESETQILFAIIRDLKAQGISIIYISHRMAEIFSLCDRVTVFRDGRYVSTEKVADLTPDDVVRRMVGREITQLYPEKQAPAERTDEIILSVRDLGDGSRFTDVNFDLRKGEILGVGGLIGSGRTEIAEGICGLRPVIDGEVQLHGQRLRARSYAQAVQAGVVYLSEDRKGSGIFLDLSIAQNIAVLDLKSLTGPLGLLNSKAEADRARDLVRRLGVRMGGIDMPVSSLSGGNQQKVAIAKQLAVNPKVILMDEPTRGIDVGAKSEIHRLLRDLARSGIGIVVISSELPELLGLCDRVLVIHEGTVAGEVEGETMTEEAIMRLASGIGGHDNSKASEHAA; this comes from the coding sequence ATGGCGTCGGTGCCGGTTCTGGAAATCCGCAATGTCAGCAAGCACTTCGGTGCGGTGAAGGCGTTGACGCAGGTGAGCTTCAGCTTGGAAAGAGGCGAGGTTCATGCGCTTTGCGGCGAAAACGGCGCGGGCAAGTCGACGCTTATGAACATCATTGCCGGCGTGCTGCAGCCGACCGAGGGGGACGTTCTCGTCGACGGCGCGCCGGTAAAAGTGACGTCGCCGGCCGTGGCGCAATCGCTCGGGCTTGGCCTCGTGCATCAGGAAATCGCGCTCTGCCCCGATGCGACGGTGGCCGAGAATATGTTCATGGCCGCTACCAATCGTCGCCGCTCGCCTTTCATGAATTATGGCAGGCTGGAGCGGGATGCGCAGGTCGTGATGAGCCGTCTGGCGCCGATCGACGTCCGCCGCAAAGTCGGCGACTTGTCGATTTCCAGCCAACAGCTCGTCGAGATCGCCAAGGCACTGACGCTCGATTGCCGGGTGCTGATCTTCGACGAGCCGACGGCAGCGCTGACGGAATCGGAGACGCAGATCCTGTTCGCTATCATCCGCGACCTCAAGGCGCAGGGTATTTCGATTATCTATATCAGCCACCGCATGGCCGAAATCTTCAGCCTGTGCGACCGGGTCACCGTGTTTCGCGATGGCCGTTATGTCTCGACGGAGAAAGTGGCGGATTTGACGCCGGACGATGTGGTGCGCCGGATGGTCGGGCGCGAGATCACCCAGCTCTATCCGGAAAAGCAGGCGCCGGCGGAGCGGACCGATGAGATCATTCTGAGCGTCCGCGATCTCGGCGACGGCAGCCGCTTCACGGATGTGAACTTCGACCTGCGCAAAGGGGAAATTCTCGGCGTTGGCGGGCTGATCGGCTCGGGCCGCACCGAGATAGCCGAAGGTATTTGCGGGTTGCGGCCGGTAATCGACGGCGAGGTGCAACTGCATGGACAGCGGCTGCGGGCGCGCTCCTATGCGCAGGCGGTGCAAGCGGGCGTCGTCTACCTGTCGGAAGACCGGAAAGGCTCCGGCATTTTCCTCGATCTTTCCATTGCCCAGAACATTGCCGTTCTCGATTTGAAGTCACTGACCGGGCCGCTCGGACTGTTAAATTCCAAGGCCGAGGCGGATCGTGCCCGCGACCTGGTTCGGCGGCTCGGCGTGCGGATGGGTGGCATCGACATGCCGGTCTCGTCGCTGTCGGGCGGAAACCAGCAGAAGGTGGCGATCGCCAAGCAGCTGGCGGTCAATCCCAAGGTCATCCTGATGGACGAGCCGACCCGCGGCATCGATGTCGGCGCCAAATCGGAAATCCACCGGCTGCTGCGCGATCTCGCGCGCTCCGGCATCGGCATCGTCGTCATCTCGTCGGAACTGCCGGAGCTTCTCGGCCTGTGCGACCGGGTGCTGGTCATCCACGAGGGCACCGTGGCAGGCGAGGTCGAGGGCGAGACGATGACGGAGGAAGCGATCATGCGGCTCGCGTCGGGTATCGGCGGTCACGATAATTCAAAGGCATCAGAGCATGCCGCATAG
- a CDS encoding sugar-binding transcriptional regulator, translating to MPIAKLKPANAPREEIVIARQMHQALVLHFLEGLTQAQIADQLGISHATVNRLIKRGRQLGLVEIKIKSPVEPLVDMEEQLRALGGIGRAVVVPTVSDNPQTALQAVGEAAARLLLEEIIDGDTICITGGKGVSAVVAGLQPPRRFDVEVIPATGCVQGKHYTDVNHVSTLMADRLGGRSYQIHAPLFADDAEQRAMLINMRSVADVFKRAREAKVAVVGIGSILSDDSSYYDLHPSSSTDRAAIERSGASCELLAHLLDDHGQVCDYSLNRSLVSLTLAEFASIPTKIGVASGPNKAGPILSVLRGNHLDTLVTDEATGARVLALASGEGKWA from the coding sequence ATGCCGATAGCCAAACTCAAACCCGCAAATGCGCCGCGCGAGGAAATCGTCATCGCCCGGCAGATGCACCAGGCTCTCGTCCTGCATTTCCTCGAAGGACTGACACAGGCGCAAATTGCCGATCAGCTCGGCATTTCGCACGCCACCGTCAACCGCCTGATCAAGCGCGGCCGTCAGCTCGGCCTGGTCGAGATCAAGATCAAGTCGCCGGTCGAGCCGCTGGTCGATATGGAAGAACAGCTGCGAGCGCTTGGTGGCATCGGCCGCGCCGTGGTGGTGCCGACAGTGTCCGACAATCCGCAGACGGCGCTTCAAGCCGTCGGCGAAGCGGCAGCAAGGTTGCTGCTGGAAGAGATCATCGACGGAGATACGATCTGCATCACCGGCGGCAAAGGGGTAAGCGCCGTCGTTGCGGGTCTGCAGCCGCCGCGTCGTTTTGATGTCGAAGTCATTCCGGCAACCGGGTGCGTGCAGGGTAAACACTACACCGACGTCAATCATGTCTCGACCTTAATGGCCGACCGGCTTGGGGGGCGTTCCTACCAGATCCATGCGCCGCTCTTTGCCGACGATGCCGAACAACGGGCGATGCTGATCAACATGCGCTCCGTTGCAGACGTTTTCAAACGGGCGCGCGAGGCGAAGGTGGCCGTGGTCGGCATCGGCTCGATCCTGTCGGACGATTCCAGCTATTACGACCTGCATCCCTCCTCAAGCACCGACCGCGCCGCGATCGAGCGGTCCGGCGCCTCCTGCGAATTGCTGGCGCACCTGCTCGATGATCATGGCCAAGTCTGCGACTACAGCCTCAACCGTTCGCTGGTGTCGTTGACGCTGGCGGAATTCGCCTCGATCCCCACGAAGATCGGTGTCGCGAGCGGGCCGAACAAGGCAGGCCCAATCCTCAGCGTCCTCAGGGGCAATCATCTGGATACGCTGGTGACCGATGAGGCCACGGGTGCGCGGGTGCTGGCACTGGCGAGTGGCGAAGGAAAATGGGCATGA